Within Triticum dicoccoides isolate Atlit2015 ecotype Zavitan chromosome 1B, WEW_v2.0, whole genome shotgun sequence, the genomic segment GCCCGCGATGGCCTGATCTAGGTGAGACCACCATCGCGATGGCCGCGATGGCGGTCCTTTTTGAAGGCTGGCTCCTGTGTCGGCCGTTGGCTTTGTTGCCGGCGACAAAACTTGCCTCTTTTGAAGGTTGTCTAGTATGTCGGCCGCTAACTTTGTTGCCGGCGACAAAACTTGTCCATTTTGAAGGCAGGCTCCTGTGCCGGTCGCTGGCTTTGTTGCCAGCGTGAAACATGTCTTTTTGAAGGCTGGCTCCTATGCCGGCCGCTGACTTTGTTGTCGGCATCAGACTATAGGCCACCGGCTATATTGTCGGCCGGCGTGAACTAGTGCGAGTCGCGGCCACGACTTAAATCTTCTTTTGTTTCTCACTTTACATGTTTAGAGACAAGATGCGGCCAAAATGCAGCCATGCGTTGGGCACACGACCGCCGCATCCACAAATTCGGACAAACACAACATCATTGACACCCTAAACGGACGAAATCCGAACCAAACGGACATCCATTTAGGATCGTGCGTTGAAGTTGGCCTCACACACCCGGACCGGACGGACGCAGCAGCAGGGTGTGGCCTGACACGTGAGCGGCCAGGATCTGCCACCACTGCCGGAGCGCGCTGGTCGCAGCCGATCCGAATCCCTCCGCCCGAATATCCCAGCCCCCATCCCCTTTGCCTCCCTCCCGCTGCTTGCTATTGCTATCCAATCCCGCTCTTTGTTTCCTTCGCCACTCTCTCTCCCCCGCTCTCTACCtcaccctccttcctcctccccgtctCACGGCACGGCCAGAGGAGGCTGCTCGCTCGGGTCCAGGCGCCTCAGCCTCGGGCCGCCGGTGGTTGCGTCCCAGCGACGCGGCAGATTCCTCGAGCAGTTTTGGTGAGAACTCGATTcctttctcctcttcctctcccttacgGCTGGGATTGCTGTGCTGGGCCTGTATGTTCAGGTGCTAGCTCCACAGGAAGGGTAAATAAGTAGACAATGTCTTACAGGCTTCAGTTTGTTTTNNNNNNNNNNNNNNNNNNNNNNNNNNNNNNNNNNNNNNNNNNNNNNNNNNNNNNNNNNNNNNNNNNNNNNNNNNNNNNNNNNNNNNNNNNNNNNNNNNNNNNNNNNNNNNNNNNNNNNNNNNNNNNNNNNNNNNNNNNNNNNNNNNNNNNNNNNNNNNNNNNNNNNNNNNNNNNNNNNNNNNNNNNNNNNNNNNNNNNNNNNNNNNNNNAACTCCATAGAGGTAGAGGTGAAACCGTACATGGCATGAAACCTTGCTGTTTTGGAATTGGGATGAAGATCCATCATGTTACTGTGCTGCATATGTTCATAATGGATTGATGGGATTTGTGATGATAGCCATATACCCCctcggttcctaaatataagtctttgtagagatttcactatggaccacatacggatgtatatagatgcattttagagtgtagattcactcattttgctccgtatgtagtccatattggaatccgtacaaagacttatatttaggaacggagggagtagaaatggCCGCACTAGGAATATCTGTCCATGTCTTACTTAAACCTGTCCTGATCTTCAGTGTGCGTTTCGTGCATGTAGAAACAGCTGTTCGTGCTCTGTGCGGCAATTGTTTGCTTTTGTATGTGGTGTGCAGCAGCACAGAAAAATCCAGGGCGCTGATTCACGGATTGTATTTTTTGATCAAATCCTGGAGGGCTTGCACTTCTGAGGTCGTGGTCGTTGCTTTCGGAAGCTGCGAGCTCCTTCGGTGTATGGTCTATGCTTTCTAGCATCTTGGGGTCCCTGCTTGTGCCTGTTTCGTTTGCTTGTGTACTCTCGGCCACTGGTCGTCGATGCTTGCACCGTGGACTTTTAGTCGTTGGATGTTGTTTGTGTTTGCGGTAAGCGATTCAGTTAAGCCTGGCCAAAACCGACAAGCCGTTGCTAATTCATTTTCTTTCCTTGTCTGAAACCCAGAGGACAGCTAGCACACGGTTTCCATGAGTTGGAATGGAACTGTTTTTGAACACACCTTGATCCTCATAATATTTCTCACAACATAAGTGCACAAAACTGCTGGTTTTCATGGAATATTGAAGATCTAGTTAGCTATTTTAGCAATCTGAATTTTAGCAGTTAGCTGTGGCCTATGGTTGAAGTGAAATTCTAGCAATCTGACTAGTTAGCTGTCTTcgcattttcttcatcttattaccaGTCTGGAATGAATTTATATCTTGTTTAAATACTGATTGTTATATGCTAGCTTTTGTAGGGTATCTCTATTACTGCAGTGGACGAGAAAGGATCGTGAGAATGGCAAATTTGGTCACTAATTGTGGTTTCAGTCCATCTCCTGCTGTTAAAGCACACTGCAACTCACCAAGTTATGGCCACAATTTCATCCGATTACAAAATTCGAAATCTTCAACTTCAAGTCTGAACCTCAAGTCATCTTCCAAGAGGTCAAATAAGTTATATGTTACTTGTGCTAGTACTGCTGTACAAGGACAGACACAAACACCTCTTACTGGTAGTCAGCAAGCATCTGGGCATTCATCCTCTAAACCCAAAAAAGTTATGGTTATTGGTGGAGATGGGTACTGTGGCTGGGCAACTGCTCTTCATCTGTCCAACAAAGGTTATGAGGTTGCTATTGTTGATAATCTTGTTCGACGCCTTTTTGACCATCAACTTGGCCTTGATTCACTTACTCCCATAGCTTCCATCCAAAATCGCATTCGCCGATGGAAATCTCTTACGGGAAAGACAATTCAGCTCTTCATTGGTGATATATGTGACTTTGATTTCCTTTCAGAAGCCTTCAAGTCTTTTGAGCCAGATTCTGCTGTCCACTTTGGTGAACAAAGATCAGCACCATTTTCTATGATTGATCGTTCACGAGCAGTATATACACAAAACAACAATGTTATTGGAACACTTAATGTATTGTTTGCCATGAAGGAGTTTAGTGAAGAGTGTCATTTGGTTAAACTAGGAACTATGGGTGAATACGGAACTCCAAATATTGACATTGAAGAGGGATTCCTCACTATTACTCACAATGGAAGAACTGATACCTTACCTTACCCAAAGCAAGCAAGCTCCTTCTATCATCTAAGTAAAGTGCACGACTCTCACAACATAGCATTTACTTGCAAGGCTTGGGGTATAAGGGCCACAGATCTTAACCAGGGCGTCGTCTATGGAATCAGAACAGATGAaactgctatgcatgaagagctgtcCAATAGGTTGGACTATGATGGAATCTTTGGAACAGCACTAAATAGGTTCTGTGTTCAGGCAGCTGTAGGTCACCCGCTTACAGTTTATGGAAAAGGCGGTCAGGTATGTATTTGTTGTCTGCCTCAGTAGCGCAATATGGAGGATTTCCTGTTTGATGTTTGTCTTGCTCTATACGCACTTCTCTGTATAAAGTTTCTCCTTGCACAGTTACTTAATGTGATTCAGTACTATCCTTATAACTAAAACTTTTAGGATTCACTATACGTTTTCATTTCCTCTTCGGAAGTTAAAATGCCAGTGAAGTAGCTTTTGTTACCTTGGAGCCTTGGGAAGTCAGAGTTAACACCACCATTAGCATATCCTTGTGATTTTCAAGAATAAAATTGGAGAGTGAATCATGTAAGCTTTGTAGATAATTCTGTGAGTACTGAAATTGAACACTTTGcatatactatttttattttattttctgatgACCCAATAGCTCCAATATGTAATAATCACAGCTTGCAATATGTCGTATAGACATGTACTTATGTGTTGGTCAGAGATTGTCTTAAGCCTGTGAGCAATCTTTAGGGGTtacctttttattattattttgtcaACCGCACTGTTGAATTGAAaaattaggcctcctttggttcatatggtaggaaaatcataggaataggaaagtcgtaggaaatgagatgacatgtatctcaaatcctatgaataggaatatgaaaggagatgccctttgattcacatcataggattttttttccatcgagtctaggctaatgtttattttcccatGAAATGTGGAGggtaggaagaattcctccgtagGAGTAGGATtctattcctacaaaccaaagggctctaaaggaatttttcctctagaaatcctatcctatgaaattcctacaagataCCTACATACCAAAGGAAGGAGCATTATCTTGTTCACTTTCAAACACTATAATTTGATTACCAGCTGGAAATGGAATTATTTCATGGACTATGTGTAGTTGGTTCAGGTTTCAACTCGATCATGTATTTCTAGTTACAACTCAAATAACTTTTTTAGGCCATCATCATCTGACATACCACAATGTACTGATCAAAGTTCCTGTACCATTCTCCAGACCCGTGGATACCTGGACATCAGGGACACCGTGCAATGCGTGGAGCTAGCAATCGCAAACCCAGCCAAACCAGGCGAGTTCAGAGTCTTCAACCAATTCACCGAGCAGTTCTCCGTGAACGAGCTGGCCAAGCTGGTGACCGCCGCGGGAGCGAAGCTGGGGCTGGACGTGCAGACCAAGTCGGTGCCCAACCCGCGCGTCGAGGCGGAGGAGCACTACTACAACGCCAAGCACTCGAAGCTGTCGGAGCTCGGGCTGGCGCCCCACCTGCTGTCGGACTCGCTCCTCGACTCACTGCTCAACTTCGCCGTCCAGTACAAGGACCGGGTCGACACGGCGCAGATCATGCCCAGCGTGTCCTGGAAGAAGATGGGGGCCAAGCCAAAGACGGTCTCTGTATagagcgagggagggagggaggggagggggcttcCCCTTTGTTGTGTGGCGTATGATGTCAACCGTGACATTGACATTATATCTTGTTGTGTGTAATGTAGCAGTAATAATGTAGCGGTAATAGTTTGATGCACGATGTAGTGAGGTGTGGAAGTTGCCGATTACGCTGTTAGATTTTATTTTTGCGCCACCACGGGCGGGAACTGCAATTGAACAGCATCTGTGTAGTATGTTGTTATTTCTGACTAGCGAATTTAGCTACAGTGGGTGTTAGTGCAGATTTCCGGCTACGTATGCCCTGGTTATGCACTTATACTGCAAAGCTCCTTTTTGGCTCGGCGAAGATGAAGCTTACACAACTACTCCCGTTTTGCTCGGAGTATTTGTCAAGAATATACAGAAGATGCTATCGTAGAATAAATTTTCCGAAGAAAGCTCAGCAAGACGAGGATAGAGCGTCGAGGCTCATTTTCAGCTCGGTTTTATAACTTGTGCAATGGATGGATCCGAGACAGTGC encodes:
- the LOC119341554 gene encoding UDP-sulfoquinovose synthase, chloroplastic-like, coding for MANLVTNCGFSPSPAVKAHCNSPSYGHNFIRLQNSKSSTSSLNLKSSSKRSNKLYVTCASTAVQGQTQTPLTGSQQASGHSSSKPKKVMVIGGDGYCGWATALHLSNKGYEVAIVDNLVRRLFDHQLGLDSLTPIASIQNRIRRWKSLTGKTIQLFIGDICDFDFLSEAFKSFEPDSAVHFGEQRSAPFSMIDRSRAVYTQNNNVIGTLNVLFAMKEFSEECHLVKLGTMGEYGTPNIDIEEGFLTITHNGRTDTLPYPKQASSFYHLSKVHDSHNIAFTCKAWGIRATDLNQGVVYGIRTDETAMHEELSNRLDYDGIFGTALNRFCVQAAVGHPLTVYGKGGQTRGYLDIRDTVQCVELAIANPAKPGEFRVFNQFTEQFSVNELAKLVTAAGAKLGLDVQTKSVPNPRVEAEEHYYNAKHSKLSELGLAPHLLSDSLLDSLLNFAVQYKDRVDTAQIMPSVSWKKMGAKPKTVSV